The DNA window CGAGGGGTACGGGCCGCAGCGGCTGCTCGGGTCGGCGGCCATCGCCGCCGGGCTGATGCTGCTGGTGGGGTAGTTGTCAGTCGTCAGTTCTCAGAGGCATACACAACCCCCTCTCCGCGTCGGAGAGGGGGCTGGGGGTGAGGTCTCTGTCAGCCTGCGGAAGACTGACGACTGGTTACTGACGACTTACCCTTAGCGCTTGATGTTCACCAGGTCCTGCAGGATCTCGTCGGACGCCGTGATCACGCGCGAGTTCGCCTGGAAGCCGCGCTGCGCGATGATCATGTTGGTGAACTGGGCCGCGAGGTCCACGTTCGACATCTCGAGGAAGCCAGACTGGATGGTCCCGAGGCCGCTGGTGCCCGGGTTGCCGACCACTGCCGGGCCTGAGTTGTTGCTGACCTGGAACATGTTGTTCCCCATGCGGGTCAGGCCAGTCGGGTTGGCAAAGTTCGCCATGGTGATGATCGGGCCTGTGGTGACCGTCGCGCCGACGGTCCAGGTCACCTGACCGTTCTGCGCGATGTTGACGTTCGTCGCGCCCGCCGGGATGGTGACGGCCGGCGTCAGGCGCAGGCCCGTCGAAGCGTGGATGAACTGGCCGGCGCTGTCCACGGTGAAGTTTCCATCACGGGTGTAGAAGGTGTTGGTGCCGTCCGTGATCTGGAAGAAGCCGTCGCCCTGGACCGCGAGGTCCGTCGTCTTGCCGGTGCTCTGGAGATTTCCCTGGGTGTTGATCATGTCCAGGGAGCCCGTCTGCATGCCGAGGCCGACCTGCATCGGGTTCAAGCCGCCCTGGGTCGCGCTGGGAGCCTGTGCACCACGGAGCGTCTGGCTGATGATGTCCTGGAAGGTGACGCGGCCACTCTTGAAGGCCGTCGTGTTGACGTTCGCGATGTTGTTCCCAACGACGTCCATCATCGTCTGATGGCCCTTGAGGCCCGAGATGGCGGAGAAGAGTGAACGCATCATGGCGAGGGGTTCTCCTTCGTCTTGTGCACCGGGCGTGTGCCCGTGATGCTGGAGCGAGGCGCTGGTGCGCCCGTGCGGATGACTCGCGAGGCCGAGACTGCCTTCGAGGGTGGCCTCAGCGGGCCGTAACTGTCGGAGTCGTGGTGGTCGTCGTCGCGGCGGCGCGGGTGGCCGCGCCGGTGGTCGTTGCGGCGCTTGTCGTGGTCGTCGAGCTGCCGGTCAGGACCGTGATGAGCGAGGTATCGACCTCCTGGCCGTTGATGATCGCCGTGGGCTGGCCGCTGATCATGCGGACCTCGCTGATGACGCCGGTGACGGTCTCGCCGCTCTCCAGCTTGGCGGTCGCCTGCTTCCCGATCAGCGTCGCGGCCTGCACGAGGGACTGCGAGCCGAGCAGCTCGTCCAGCTGGGTGTTGAGCTTCTCGGTGGCTTCCAGCGAGCTGAACTGCGCCAGCTGGGTGATGAACTCCTTGTCCTCCATCGGCTTCATGGGATCCTGGTTCTTTAGCTGGGCGATCAGCAGCTGCATGAAGTCGTCCTTGCCGAGCCCGGCTGCCTCGCCGAGGCTCGAGGTCGTGCTGCTGCTGCTCGTGCTGGACGTACTGCTCGTCGAGGCGACGCTCACCATCGTCATGCGCTCCCTTTTAGATCCGATAGTCGACGCGGGAGGCCGTCCCAACGCCGGTGGATGGTCGAAGTGGCTCGTCCGTGCCGTCGACGGCGACGGTGGCGCGGCGGTCGCCGGCGGATGATCCGCCGCGCGCCTGCTGTCCGAACTGGCCGGACTGGCCCGCGAAGCCCTGCTGCTGGTTGGCGAACTGCTGGAACGCCTGGAACTGATCGCTGTTGCCGCGCCCGCTGTTCGAGAGGTCGAGCTGAAGCGACTGGACGGTCAGGCCGCGCTGTTCGAGCGCGTGCTGGAGCTGCGGCCAGCTGTTCTGCACCAGCTCGCGGCCCTGCGGGTTGTCAACGGCGAGGTGGACGGCGATGCCGCCACGCTCGGCGGTCACCTTGATGGTGACGGTCCCCAGCCCTTCCGGCTGCAGGATCATCTGGACGCTCTGACCGGTCGTGCGGGCCGCCAGCACCGCGCCGTCCGCAACCTGCGCGGCGACGGGCGGCGCAACCGGCGCGTCGGCCGGCGTGGCGCTCGCGGCGGCGGCCTGCCCAACCTGCTGGTTGGTCAGCGCGGCGAGGTTGAAGGCGGGATTGGTATCGCCGCTGGCCTGTGCGCGAGCGGCGGTCGCCGACGTTGCTTCGCCGACCTCGCCGGCCCCGGAGGTCTCCAGGGAGACGCCCTGCCCTGTGGCTGTCGTGGCGCCAGCGGCGGCAACGGCCTGGCCGGGCAAGGTCACGGGCGCGGCTGACGTCGCCCCGGCGGCCTGGGCGGTCGTTCCGGCAGCGAGCACCTGCCCCGCCTCAAGCTGGATGGCCGGTCCGCTGGTCTGGCTGCTCGCACTGGCTGGCCGGGCGGCGGTTCCGGTGCTGGTCGAGACGATCTGCGCGCCGAAGCTGGCTGCAAGATCGGCCCAGGTGGGCGACGATGCGGCGGGCGCGACGGTTGGAGCCGTGGAGGGAGCGCTGCGCGCGGAGGACGCAGCGGCGTTCCCAGCGCTCGGCTGGGCAGTTGGCAGTTCCTCGGTGGCAGCCGGCTGCCCGCCGCCCTGCGTGAGCGTCTGGGCCGTCGCCACGGCAGCCTGGGCCAGCGCATCGACGGTGGGCGCGCCGGTCGGCGGGAGCGGCGCGGCAGTGGCCGTGGTCGAAGCTGCTGTTGCGCCAGTGGCGGGGGCGGTCTGCGGCGGCGTCTGCGCTGCGACGGTCGTCGTGGCGGCCTGGGTGGTCGGCTCGGTGATGGTCTGGTCTGTCGCCTCGGCAGCAGCCTGCGAAGCCGGTGCGGAGCCAGTCACCGGCCCAGACCGCGGCGAGAGCACAGACGCCGAGGCGTTCGGCGTCGGCACGGCTGCTGCTGTCGCGGCCGCGGCGCTGGCCGCCGTGGCCGGCTGCGCGCCGTCTGCATCCTGCAAGGCTGCGCTGAACGCCTCGCCGGTTGCCACTCCCTGGTCAGTCATGCTGGGGCCGGCGATTGACGCGGTCGTGCTGGCTGCCTGGGTGGTGGCAGCGCCGAGCGGCGCAGGGGCGACGGTCGCAGGAATGCCGGGCGTCCGCGGGGCGGCTGGCGGCTGGGGGGCGACCACCATCGGCAGCAGGGCGGCCAGGGCGTCAGCGCTGATCTGCTCGTCGTCGGGGCGGTCAAGCTCGTCCGCGACGGGCTGTGCATCGGCGGGTGCGGTGCTGCTGCCGGCACTGTGCTTCGTGCCGGCGCGGCCGCTCGACCGCTCGGCGGCGCCGCGTGCGTTCTGGTTGGCGGCGCTCAGCGCTGCCTGGAACGCGTCGGCGTTGGCCGGATCGTAGGCCGGACGGGCATCGGCCACCGAGGACTCGGCGGCGCTCGGCGCGCCGAGCCGGGTGGTGGCGTCGAAGAGCTGCATGGTGACTCGTCCGTCCTTCCTGATCAGCCCCGGACCGAGGGCTTTGGCGTGGTCGAAATGGTCTGGGTGGGCTTTGGCGTGAGGCCTTCGAGGCGGATGCCCCGGCTGCTCCACGAGCGCATGAACTCGCCCTTGGGGATCGTGGTCAGGTCGTAGCGGGAGCTGTCGGCGCAGCGGATGCCGCTCTCGTCCACGCCCGTCACCACGATCCAGTGGCCTTCAGGGAACTTGCCGTTGCGGATGTCCACCAGGACCGGCTGGCCGCTGTCAGTGGCCGCCTTCAGCGACTCGTAGCTGGTCACGTCGTCGGTGGCCTTCGCACCGAAGTGGTTGGCCGCGTTCACCAATGAGGGCCGCGAGACCAGCCCGAGCTTGATGGTCATGCCGCCGGGCATCTCGCGCATCACGTCGGCGATCTTCACGTCCTGGCCGGCCGCGCGCAGCACCGCCGTCAGCGAGGCGGCGGAACAGGTCGAGTAGCCCCAGGCGCGCGCCTGCGCCGCGTTCTCGTACTCGTCGGCCTTCGTCTGGTCTGAGCCCTTGATGGACCGCAGGAACGCCTGGGCCTGCTCCGCTCGCATGGCGGGCGTGACCGCCTGGACGGCCGGCTCGGCGGGCTGGGTGGCGGACATAGCGACGACCTGTGTCGGCTGGCCGGCGGTGGCGGCGACAGGCAGGCCCGTCAGCGGCGTGCCGCGTACCAGGCTCTCCCAGAGGCGGGCATCCACGCCGGGCGGTGGCGACATCGCATCCACCAGCGGAGCGTTCGAACCGTCAGCAGTCGGGGCTGCGATCCTGGCGGCCGAGGGATTGGCGACGCCCGAGTTCGCCAGCATCGCAAGCTGGGTTGTCCGGGCCTCGTTGACCGCTGCCTGCAACGCACCCGTGAAGCTCGTGCCGGGCACCGGCCGATACGGCGTCCGCGACGGCTGCGGCTTCTGTGGCGCAGCGGCCGGCTTCGCCGTGAGTGGGATGGTGGGTGCATTGGTCTGGGTCATGATGGAGCGTCCCCTTCGGCGGAGCGGGCGGACACCTGAGCTGCGCGCGCCACCTGGGACACAGCGCCCGCGTCGGTGTCATTGCGGTCCTCGATAGCCCTAGCAGTCCGAGCATCCTTGCCAGCGAGGTCGCGCCGCAGCCCGAACGAGATCGACGGCTGCCCGACCTACACTGCTGTTGCATGGGTAACGGCAGGGGACGGGCAGCGCGATATGGGTCAAAAGGACTGACGCAGGCACCCAGAAGTACCGCCGAAAGGCAGCCACATGGATACGCCTCTGCACGCATCGAGGCGACACCATGCAAGCAGATGGCGAAGTTCGACGCGCCAGCACGAGATAGCACGGCGTGAGAGCGCACGACTTGCCCATAGAAAGCAAGGCCCCCTGGGAGCGAGGCGGTCAATGGCGTGGCGTCTCGCCGGGCCAGCAGCCCCTGCTTCACCTCCAGCGTCGGCGGCCAGCGCGCCCGTGGCGATCCGCGGCAGCGCGGGCTTGCCGGCGCCATGCACGCACAAGGCCGGCGGAGCGTGACTCCGCCGGCCTTGAGACTGTTCCGTGGACGGGCTGCGTGGGGCTAGCGCCAGTACTTGACCTCGGTGAGGCGCTCGCCGGAGCCGCCGGGGCCACGGTCGAGCCCCGGCTGAACCAGCCGGCCGGACGGGCGGCGCGCCGTCATGACATTGGTGCTCGGCTCGGCCTCGAGGGCCAGGACGGTGGCGTGCTCTGGCGGGGTGAACCAGAAGAACTCGGAGGGCGGCTCGCTGCCGGGATCGCACGACCCCATGTACGTGACCATCGCCCTGAACGCCTGCCAGTCGAAGGCGTTCTCCCCCCGGCGGTGGCGCTCCGTCTGCCAGTCCCGCAACTGCTGCTCA is part of the Chloroflexota bacterium genome and encodes:
- a CDS encoding flagellar biosynthesis protein FlgD, which encodes MVSVASTSSTSSTSSSSTTSSLGEAAGLGKDDFMQLLIAQLKNQDPMKPMEDKEFITQLAQFSSLEATEKLNTQLDELLGSQSLVQAATLIGKQATAKLESGETVTGVISEVRMISGQPTAIINGQEVDTSLITVLTGSSTTTTSAATTTGAATRAAATTTTTTPTVTAR
- a CDS encoding flagellar hook-length control protein FliK gives rise to the protein MQLFDATTRLGAPSAAESSVADARPAYDPANADAFQAALSAANQNARGAAERSSGRAGTKHSAGSSTAPADAQPVADELDRPDDEQISADALAALLPMVVAPQPPAAPRTPGIPATVAPAPLGAATTQAASTTASIAGPSMTDQGVATGEAFSAALQDADGAQPATAASAAAATAAAVPTPNASASVLSPRSGPVTGSAPASQAAAEATDQTITEPTTQAATTTVAAQTPPQTAPATGATAASTTATAAPLPPTGAPTVDALAQAAVATAQTLTQGGGQPAATEELPTAQPSAGNAAASSARSAPSTAPTVAPAASSPTWADLAASFGAQIVSTSTGTAARPASASSQTSGPAIQLEAGQVLAAGTTAQAAGATSAAPVTLPGQAVAAAGATTATGQGVSLETSGAGEVGEATSATAARAQASGDTNPAFNLAALTNQQVGQAAAASATPADAPVAPPVAAQVADGAVLAARTTGQSVQMILQPEGLGTVTIKVTAERGGIAVHLAVDNPQGRELVQNSWPQLQHALEQRGLTVQSLQLDLSNSGRGNSDQFQAFQQFANQQQGFAGQSGQFGQQARGGSSAGDRRATVAVDGTDEPLRPSTGVGTASRVDYRI
- a CDS encoding C39 family peptidase; protein product: MTQTNAPTIPLTAKPAAAPQKPQPSRTPYRPVPGTSFTGALQAAVNEARTTQLAMLANSGVANPSAARIAAPTADGSNAPLVDAMSPPPGVDARLWESLVRGTPLTGLPVAATAGQPTQVVAMSATQPAEPAVQAVTPAMRAEQAQAFLRSIKGSDQTKADEYENAAQARAWGYSTCSAASLTAVLRAAGQDVKIADVMREMPGGMTIKLGLVSRPSLVNAANHFGAKATDDVTSYESLKAATDSGQPVLVDIRNGKFPEGHWIVVTGVDESGIRCADSSRYDLTTIPKGEFMRSWSSRGIRLEGLTPKPTQTISTTPKPSVRG
- a CDS encoding flagellar hook-basal body complex protein, which codes for MMRSLFSAISGLKGHQTMMDVVGNNIANVNTTAFKSGRVTFQDIISQTLRGAQAPSATQGGLNPMQVGLGMQTGSLDMINTQGNLQSTGKTTDLAVQGDGFFQITDGTNTFYTRDGNFTVDSAGQFIHASTGLRLTPAVTIPAGATNVNIAQNGQVTWTVGATVTTGPIITMANFANPTGLTRMGNNMFQVSNNSGPAVVGNPGTSGLGTIQSGFLEMSNVDLAAQFTNMIIAQRGFQANSRVITASDEILQDLVNIKR